One region of Parambassis ranga chromosome 12, fParRan2.1, whole genome shotgun sequence genomic DNA includes:
- the LOC114443967 gene encoding T-box-containing protein TBX6L-like, whose protein sequence is MHHVSNPKVNASMPPSPSAAHSFQQGGIRMTLENADLWKSFHSIGTEMIITKHGRRMFPHCSVTLSGLQPFANYVIMMDLVPVDSFKYKWKKEQWEVAGKAEPQPPCRTYMHPDSPAPGSHWMKQSLSFLKMKLTNNTLDQHGHIILHSMHRYWPRFHVIQADSPYTVCWGSFQTFSFPETAFTAVTAYQNPMITKLKIDHNPFAKGFREGGTHSHSKR, encoded by the exons atgcacCACGTCTCAA ACCCCAAAGTAAATGCAAGCATGCCCCCATCACCGTCAGCAGCTCACTCATTCCAGCAGGGCGGCATCAGGATGACCCTGGAGAACGCTGATCTCTGGAAGTCCTTTCACAGCATCGGAACAGAGATGATCATTACAAAGCACGGGAG GAGAATGTTTCCACACTGCAGCGTCACACTATCTGGACTCCAACCTTTTGCTAATTACGTCATCATGATGGACTTGGTTCCTGTAGACAGCTTCAAGTACAAG TGGAAGAAGGAACAGTGGGAAGTCGCAGGGAAAGCGGAGCCCCAGCCCCCATGTCGAACATACATGCATCCCGACTCTCCTGCCCCCGGGAGCCACTGGATGAAGCAGTCGTTGTCCTTCCTCAAGATGAAGCTCACCAACAACACCTTGGATCAGCATGGACAT ATCATCCTTCACTCCATGCATCGCTACTGGCCCAGGTTTCATGTGATCCAGGCAGACAGTCCTTACACTGTCTGCTGGGGCTCCTTTCAAACCTTCTCATTTCCAGAAACAGCCTTCACTGCGGTTACTGCTTACCAGAATCCAATG ATCACAAAACTGAAGATTGACCACAACCCCTTTGCTAAAGGATTCAGGGAGGGCGGCACCCACTCTCACAGCAAGAGGTAG